A single bacterium DNA region contains:
- the moaA gene encoding GTP 3',8-cyclase MoaA translates to MRLIDRFQRRHTYLRISLTDRCNLRCSYCMPHERPSWMAHGQHLQKEELLTLIRLFVSLGIEKIRFTGGEPLLIPALPELIAHAHSLPGVKRVALTTNGTKLTHMASSLRDAGLNAINVSLDSLHADRFLRITARDEFNSVWLGVQRALEVGFDAVKINVVVMKGVNDDELSSFVSLTKHHNLTVRFIEYMPFPGTEWDQDKSISAASMIDRISRDHALEPIAKAHLSDTADLFRIPGHQGLIGFISPMSHSFCAACDRLRLTADGAIKACLFHAHEVSLRDLMRSGASERDLLDAIQSALGQKMEAHGVVDDTMDNRTMLRIGG, encoded by the coding sequence ATGAGGCTGATTGATCGCTTTCAGCGAAGACACACGTATTTGCGCATTTCATTGACCGACCGCTGCAATTTGCGCTGCAGTTACTGCATGCCGCACGAACGCCCAAGTTGGATGGCGCACGGACAACACTTGCAAAAGGAAGAGCTGCTGACGCTGATCAGACTCTTCGTCTCGCTCGGCATCGAGAAAATTCGGTTTACGGGTGGCGAACCGTTGCTCATACCGGCATTGCCGGAATTGATTGCCCATGCTCATTCACTACCGGGTGTAAAACGGGTTGCGCTTACGACCAATGGAACGAAACTGACTCACATGGCATCCAGTTTACGTGATGCTGGTTTGAATGCCATAAACGTTAGCCTTGATTCCTTGCATGCGGATCGTTTTCTACGGATAACTGCACGGGATGAATTCAATTCCGTTTGGCTGGGCGTGCAACGCGCGCTCGAAGTTGGGTTTGATGCAGTCAAGATCAATGTCGTCGTCATGAAAGGGGTAAATGACGATGAATTGAGTTCATTCGTGTCGCTCACGAAACATCATAATCTTACCGTGCGGTTCATTGAGTACATGCCCTTTCCTGGCACGGAGTGGGATCAGGATAAGTCAATATCCGCAGCATCGATGATCGATCGAATTTCACGTGACCATGCATTAGAACCGATCGCCAAAGCGCATTTGAGTGATACGGCAGATTTGTTTCGAATTCCTGGGCATCAAGGATTGATCGGGTTCATTTCCCCGATGTCACATTCGTTTTGTGCCGCTTGTGACCGGCTGCGCCTCACGGCAGATGGTGCGATCAAAGCGTGTCTGTTTCATGCGCATGAGGTCTCCCTGCGTGATCTCATGCGATCAGGTGCCAGTGAGCGTGATTTACTCGACGCCATTCAATCGGCACTTGGACAAAAGATGGAGGCACACGGCGTCGTGGACGATACGATGGATAACCGAACGATGCTTCGGATTGGAGGATGA
- a CDS encoding MFS transporter, translating to MSESRQAYQVLILNTLAFTVCFSAWMMNGVLITYLVDHDVFLWSKAQMGWLIGIPVLTGSIFRLPVGVLTDKYGGRRVYAILMLLAAIPMYLMSHADSYYGFFLASLGFGLSGASFAVGIAYTSIWFSKQHQGTALGIFGVGNAGSALTTLGAPTVLMWLTDNHTHLDGWRNLPKMYAAALLLMAIIFYFATHEKRAEHTAGLSLRKRLEPLKFIRVWRFGLYYFLVFGAFVALAQWLVPYYVNVYSMSVTMAGLMASIFSLPSGLIRALGGYLSDKFGARRMMYWVLGSCAVGCALLCIPRMDIESPGQGIMAARSGVVTEATPLNVKVDERSYPLKQEPNGWRDRQEGNFLVMPIGEFWQVPVEHPGDKVIKKQLLARGVTHLFFQANVWIFTALVFAVGIMMGIGKAAVYRHIPDYYPDQVGVVGGIVGVIGGLGGFVCPIIFGYMLQGSGIWTTCWILLGAVAVISLVWMHLVIQKMMHKQVPDLMRQVDTTHESAVRT from the coding sequence ATGTCCGAATCCCGTCAAGCATATCAAGTGTTAATCCTAAACACGCTCGCATTCACCGTTTGCTTTTCGGCATGGATGATGAATGGCGTGTTGATCACATATCTCGTTGATCATGACGTATTCCTTTGGTCAAAAGCGCAAATGGGGTGGTTGATCGGAATACCGGTATTAACCGGTTCCATCTTCAGATTGCCAGTTGGCGTGTTGACGGATAAGTATGGTGGCCGAAGGGTCTATGCCATTCTGATGCTTTTGGCGGCAATACCGATGTACCTCATGAGCCATGCCGATTCCTATTATGGCTTTTTTTTGGCGAGTCTTGGCTTCGGTCTGTCTGGCGCTTCATTTGCGGTAGGCATAGCCTACACATCGATCTGGTTTTCCAAGCAGCATCAAGGAACTGCACTGGGCATTTTCGGCGTAGGAAATGCTGGATCTGCCTTGACAACGCTCGGTGCACCAACGGTCTTGATGTGGTTGACGGATAATCACACTCATCTGGATGGTTGGCGAAATCTACCCAAGATGTATGCCGCTGCGCTCTTGTTGATGGCGATCATCTTCTACTTCGCCACGCATGAAAAGCGAGCGGAACACACTGCAGGATTATCGCTTCGAAAGCGGCTGGAACCATTGAAATTCATTCGCGTCTGGCGGTTTGGGCTCTACTACTTCCTGGTGTTTGGTGCCTTTGTTGCATTGGCGCAGTGGCTGGTTCCCTACTACGTCAACGTTTACTCGATGTCCGTTACGATGGCGGGATTGATGGCATCCATCTTCAGTTTGCCATCTGGTTTGATTCGCGCGCTAGGTGGATACCTATCCGACAAGTTTGGTGCCCGACGAATGATGTACTGGGTGCTTGGTTCCTGCGCCGTGGGATGTGCATTGCTCTGCATACCACGCATGGACATTGAATCACCCGGTCAGGGGATTATGGCCGCTCGCTCGGGCGTCGTTACCGAAGCTACGCCGTTGAACGTGAAAGTCGATGAACGAAGCTACCCCCTCAAACAGGAACCGAACGGATGGCGTGACCGACAGGAAGGAAACTTCCTGGTCATGCCGATTGGAGAATTCTGGCAAGTTCCCGTCGAGCATCCGGGCGACAAGGTCATCAAGAAACAGTTGCTCGCCCGTGGCGTGACCCATCTGTTCTTCCAAGCAAACGTCTGGATTTTTACGGCGTTGGTCTTTGCGGTTGGCATCATGATGGGAATTGGCAAGGCTGCCGTTTACCGGCACATTCCCGATTACTATCCCGATCAAGTGGGGGTTGTTGGTGGGATTGTCGGCGTCATTGGTGGACTAGGTGGTTTCGTCTGTCCAATCATCTTTGGCTACATGCTGCAGGGATCCGGCATTTGGACAACCTGCTGGATATTACTGGGTGCCGTTGCAGTCATATCGTTGGTTTGGATGCATTTGGTCATTCAAAAAATGATGCACAAGCAAGTCCCTGATCTGATGCGTCAAGTCGACACGACGCATGAATCTGCAGTACGAACTTAA
- a CDS encoding hemerythrin domain-containing protein, which translates to MYATDELRHEHEIILHLIAALSSATEQLVAGKLINTADLADMVEAIRTFADNCHHGKEEDCLFPAMEAMGMSREMGPIGVMLHEHEMGRKFVRGMMNGLEDMKAGQSHQSFAENASGYVSLLASHIFKENNILFTMAEQSMSPAMHADLKEKFDSIERERIGEGVHEKIHADVHRWFDLYAEK; encoded by the coding sequence ATGTACGCAACTGACGAACTACGTCATGAACATGAAATCATACTGCACCTCATTGCAGCATTAAGTAGTGCAACAGAACAGCTAGTAGCTGGAAAATTGATCAATACGGCTGATCTAGCTGACATGGTTGAAGCGATTCGAACCTTTGCCGATAATTGCCACCATGGCAAGGAAGAGGATTGTCTTTTTCCAGCAATGGAAGCGATGGGAATGTCGCGCGAAATGGGTCCAATCGGCGTAATGTTACACGAGCATGAGATGGGTCGTAAATTTGTTCGTGGAATGATGAATGGTCTAGAGGACATGAAAGCCGGACAATCCCATCAATCCTTTGCTGAGAATGCAAGTGGATACGTCTCGTTGCTTGCTAGCCACATCTTCAAAGAGAATAACATTCTGTTTACAATGGCTGAGCAGAGCATGTCACCGGCGATGCATGCTGATTTGAAAGAGAAGTTTGATTCCATTGAACGAGAGCGAATCGGTGAGGGCGTTCATGAGAAGATTCATGCTGATGTACACCGCTGGTTTGACTTGTACGCTGAAAAATGA
- a CDS encoding molybdenum cofactor guanylyltransferase: MFDPSNSVSNTNLLGVVLAGGQSRRMGQRKELLRLRDGTTMLERMLRILRPVTDLQVISGLQDNNEPHDIALPSIIPDQAAFTGPLGGIIAVTQCRKASGYLFVACDQPRLTKSLLEILLSHGTEVPTCFQSKANDFIEPIPCFLPSNVIGEISAMYQRGERSVSKTLQTIGAHAVKLSQDEFESLRGVNTKEEFDAL; encoded by the coding sequence TTGTTTGATCCAAGTAATTCCGTTAGTAACACCAATCTGCTAGGCGTCGTACTCGCCGGTGGCCAAAGCCGCCGCATGGGTCAACGCAAGGAGTTGTTGCGGTTGCGCGATGGAACCACCATGCTAGAGCGAATGCTGCGAATACTCAGGCCGGTGACAGACCTGCAAGTCATATCAGGACTACAAGACAACAATGAACCGCACGATATTGCGTTACCAAGCATCATCCCAGATCAAGCAGCATTTACGGGACCACTGGGGGGCATCATAGCCGTAACTCAATGCCGCAAAGCGAGCGGGTATTTGTTCGTTGCCTGTGACCAACCGCGGTTAACAAAATCGTTGCTGGAAATACTACTCTCGCATGGCACCGAAGTACCTACGTGTTTTCAATCCAAGGCGAATGACTTCATTGAGCCCATTCCTTGCTTTCTTCCAAGTAACGTGATTGGTGAGATTTCAGCAATGTATCAACGTGGCGAGCGCTCCGTCAGCAAGACGTTACAAACGATAGGCGCTCATGCCGTCAAGCTATCGCAGGACGAATTTGAATCGCTGCGTGGCGTGAATACCAAGGAAGAGTTCGATGCCCTCTGA
- a CDS encoding MFS transporter encodes MAMTTQKWDIENESFWHQEGKQIANRNLWISIPCLLCGFAVWMFWSIITTKMQELKFVFDPDPATNKAMLYTLISISGLTGATLRIPNSFFVALSGGRNAVAISTALLLLPALGLGIALSSPGTSYAAFVILSALSGIGGGAFASSMSNISQFFPKRMQGTALGLNAGLGNLGVSVMQVLLPFVMTFGVFGALGGDSYPLTKIVQGVPVTSGIWIQNCGFVWVPILIALTIIAWAFMNNMAVHKVGSDASAILKMLYLMLLAYGASAVGLYLLISLKWSMWIVLPITIALTLMLMKYLSPGKIRTNLENQFVIFKEKHNWVMTWLYVMTFGSFIGYSAAFPKLIQDVFGYLPDGSVNPNAPSPFAYAWLGPLVGSLVRPGGGWLSDKFGGARVTQWDTVLMIGAAFGAAFFVHAALGAQQPEIYFMPFLVMMLLLFVTSGIGNGSTFRMIPIIFGPRIAGPVLGWTSAIAAYGSFIIPQVFGAQIKAKTPQFAFYGFMAYYLSCLVINWWYYARKGAEKPC; translated from the coding sequence ATGGCAATGACAACTCAAAAATGGGACATTGAGAATGAGTCGTTTTGGCATCAGGAAGGGAAGCAGATTGCAAACCGTAATCTCTGGATTTCCATCCCATGCTTGCTTTGCGGATTTGCAGTCTGGATGTTTTGGTCGATCATTACGACGAAGATGCAAGAGCTGAAATTCGTCTTTGATCCAGATCCTGCCACCAACAAAGCCATGCTGTACACGTTGATTTCCATTTCGGGGTTAACGGGAGCAACGCTACGCATTCCCAATTCATTTTTCGTTGCCTTAAGTGGTGGTAGGAATGCCGTCGCGATTTCAACGGCATTGTTACTGCTGCCAGCATTGGGATTGGGAATTGCACTCAGTTCTCCGGGCACTTCGTATGCGGCATTCGTGATTCTCTCTGCACTCTCAGGCATCGGCGGCGGTGCATTTGCCTCCTCAATGTCCAACATATCGCAATTCTTTCCAAAACGCATGCAAGGAACCGCACTCGGATTGAATGCTGGTTTGGGAAACTTGGGCGTTAGCGTCATGCAAGTGCTGCTACCCTTCGTAATGACGTTCGGCGTGTTTGGTGCGCTGGGTGGTGATTCCTATCCTTTGACAAAAATCGTACAGGGAGTGCCAGTAACCAGCGGCATCTGGATTCAAAACTGTGGTTTCGTTTGGGTTCCCATTCTCATCGCATTAACGATCATTGCCTGGGCATTCATGAACAACATGGCGGTACACAAGGTTGGTTCTGATGCCAGTGCAATCCTAAAGATGCTGTATCTGATGTTGCTGGCTTATGGCGCATCGGCTGTGGGTTTGTATTTACTGATTTCCTTGAAGTGGAGCATGTGGATTGTTCTACCAATCACTATTGCATTGACACTCATGCTCATGAAGTATCTTTCACCGGGAAAGATCAGAACGAACTTGGAAAATCAGTTTGTCATTTTCAAGGAAAAGCACAATTGGGTAATGACTTGGCTCTATGTAATGACGTTCGGTTCCTTTATTGGATATTCTGCGGCCTTTCCAAAACTGATACAGGATGTCTTCGGCTATCTACCGGATGGGTCAGTCAATCCCAATGCACCAAGTCCATTCGCGTATGCCTGGCTTGGGCCACTCGTAGGCTCACTCGTTCGTCCCGGTGGTGGTTGGTTGTCTGACAAGTTTGGTGGTGCACGAGTTACGCAGTGGGACACGGTACTGATGATCGGTGCTGCGTTTGGGGCTGCCTTCTTCGTTCATGCCGCTCTGGGCGCACAACAACCGGAAATCTACTTCATGCCGTTTCTGGTAATGATGTTGTTACTGTTTGTCACCTCAGGCATTGGTAATGGTTCTACGTTTCGAATGATACCGATCATATTTGGACCCAGGATCGCAGGTCCGGTACTCGGATGGACTTCCGCAATCGCTGCCTACGGCTCGTTCATTATTCCACAAGTCTTTGGCGCGCAGATCAAAGCCAAAACACCGCAGTTTGCCTTTTACGGATTCATGGCGTACTACTTGAGTTGTCTTGTGATCAACTGGTGGTACTACGCAAGGAAAGGTGCTGAGAAACCCTGTTAA